A genomic window from Desulfuromonas sp. TF includes:
- a CDS encoding prepilin-type N-terminal cleavage/methylation domain-containing protein, translating into MKKQVGFTLIEVIIAMAIIGILAALATPPFLDWMRNAQYKEAARNVASMLRDARARAISQNLEHEVAFDLASNNYMLRRGNKAYGTRIYASYPGDWTIIFSGIEVPEVVDLKGEIGCTEDASTNYKLQFNPNGSAGGTGWYVCILDNNGNNKFRTGIASTTTGRITIERWQGSSWQ; encoded by the coding sequence TTGAAAAAGCAGGTTGGCTTTACCCTTATAGAAGTCATCATCGCCATGGCGATTATCGGTATTTTGGCGGCGCTGGCCACCCCTCCTTTCCTGGACTGGATGCGAAACGCCCAATACAAGGAGGCGGCCCGGAATGTCGCTTCCATGCTGCGGGATGCCAGGGCAAGGGCGATCAGTCAGAACCTGGAACATGAAGTCGCTTTCGATCTGGCATCGAACAACTACATGTTGCGGAGAGGGAATAAGGCATACGGTACGCGCATCTATGCCTCGTATCCCGGTGACTGGACAATCATTTTCAGCGGTATCGAAGTTCCGGAAGTGGTTGATTTGAAAGGTGAGATCGGGTGTACAGAAGACGCGAGTACCAATTACAAGTTGCAGTTCAATCCCAACGGTTCAGCGGGGGGCACCGGTTGGTATGTTTGCATTCTGGATAATAACGGAAACAATAAATTCAGGACCGGTATCGCCTCGACTACAACCGGGAGGATCACCATAGAGAGATGGCAGGGCAGCAGTTGGCAATGA
- a CDS encoding ParM/StbA family protein, translating into MEIIGIDIGFGFTKATNGRESLVFKSVLGEATELQFREQILVDAADEEHLQVEVDGKSYFVGELAERQSNVRFFTLDQAQFISSFAKSLALSAAARLVGGYIPVNLVTGLPIGHYRQHKDELARILQGEHKVAVTGADGKREEKTVNVNKVRVIPQPFGSLFNMMLNDLGDLGDKRLVREKIGIIDVGFRTSDYTVSDKMRYSERGSRTTDSGIARAFTVIATKLREKSGVNVELYRLYEAVDRGSIKIRGKEYDLKGITEQVFGQLASAVANEVDRLWVDDWDMDTVVITGGGGAVLAKYLQPLLHGHVTPVDPAKDARLFNVQGYWKFGKHLWAKGQVPAPQGS; encoded by the coding sequence ATGGAAATCATCGGTATCGATATCGGTTTCGGTTTTACGAAGGCGACGAACGGCAGGGAGTCCCTGGTTTTCAAGTCGGTGCTGGGAGAAGCGACGGAGCTGCAGTTTCGTGAGCAGATTCTTGTCGATGCCGCCGACGAGGAGCATTTGCAGGTGGAGGTGGACGGTAAGTCCTACTTCGTGGGAGAATTGGCGGAGAGGCAGAGCAACGTCCGTTTTTTCACCCTGGACCAGGCCCAGTTCATCAGCTCCTTCGCCAAGAGCCTGGCCCTCAGTGCCGCCGCCCGGTTGGTCGGCGGGTATATTCCCGTCAATCTGGTGACCGGTCTTCCCATCGGTCATTACCGCCAGCACAAGGACGAACTGGCCAGGATCCTCCAGGGCGAACACAAGGTGGCCGTCACCGGGGCCGACGGCAAGCGCGAGGAAAAGACCGTCAACGTCAACAAGGTGCGGGTGATTCCCCAACCCTTCGGCTCACTGTTCAATATGATGCTTAACGATCTGGGAGACCTCGGCGACAAACGGCTGGTGCGGGAGAAAATCGGGATCATTGATGTGGGTTTTCGCACGAGCGATTATACCGTTTCCGACAAGATGCGCTATTCGGAGAGAGGGAGTCGCACCACCGATTCCGGCATCGCCCGGGCTTTTACGGTCATCGCCACCAAGCTCCGGGAAAAGAGCGGGGTCAATGTCGAGCTCTACAGGCTCTATGAAGCCGTGGATCGCGGCAGCATCAAGATCCGAGGCAAGGAGTACGATCTCAAGGGAATCACCGAGCAGGTCTTCGGACAGCTCGCTTCGGCCGTGGCCAATGAAGTCGACCGATTGTGGGTGGATGATTGGGACATGGACACCGTGGTCATCACCGGCGGCGGCGGGGCGGTTCTGGCCAAATATCTGCAGCCCCTGCTGCATGGCCATGTGACACCCGTTGATCCGGCCAAGGACGCCCGGCTATTCAACGTGCAGGGCTACTGGAAGTTCGGCAAACACCTCTGGGCCAAAGGCCAGGTCCCGGCACCGCAAGGGAGTTGA
- a CDS encoding pilus assembly protein, with translation MKRYSMIFLLCLGSVLSAPVSALASLDQFVGDSAIYSATTEYLRPNVLFVVDNSAGMEQSGSREVYDPVQTYPGSYVNNKVYERKTATGGVINYVQYIDDVTTDVTCSDAQTALQTTGYFAGPLKKNDGSCTASQSGNFFLGNLLNYINTPTGAWQAETVYAVGDLIRRVESGTHYIYECTVGGTSGSTEPTWPTTSGATVTDNEVTWQVANPAWTADTAYEVGDLIRKAIDGTDYIFECSVAGTSGSTEPTWPTSPGSSVTDGGVTWALPGDIIDMVKDTLAQVVQGARPSVNFGLMVFGDNNAGGKVLRPIQKIALTDPDDPGTVPVDDGPTNYSALQTAIAGITLLGSNNQPVNELFHDVSYYFTGHNDSSNKIASDNVSYPYPVGYTCQKNFIIVLTTGATDTNNPKTRAIGDLDGDGNQGFVDDLTKYLYETDLDISTDYTERIQTHIIQLLTPEVMRLKRATDASHGRGDYFHVNNSNELTEALLNAMANIVNESDTSFVAPVVPTSPENRTYSGERVYLGFFKPISQRPWHGNLKKYGIDDQNRIVDKNGVEATLADGSFNASAVSFWSTTTDAGIVEEGGAGEILLLRNPSTRLIYTNTGTSTDLTDSSNLFNSTNVSAGDLGVAGDAARDSLIDFIYGYDAYDDDGDGTYGDQINGEKLDWILGDILHSKPQIINYNHYAFTTANENNCSVNKTMIYVGTNDGMLHAFRDCDGGEAWAFIPDNVVPNLKELGERPTQHTYFVDSSPVSYIFDKDNDGNIGPSEAADGDSDNGSDDKVIILFGLRRGGDAYYALDVSNPASPSLQWHIHSGTSGFERLGETWSEPQLGKMKIGTAQKVVAFFGGGYDTYEDSRFGNRWMFPLAYDVPEQGSGSVGSLSTYNPSDIPTGTTRTTGRAVYALEVADVTSGVPVVPSSPTLVKAFHPLYHAALKYDYAFASDIAVLDTDFNGLIDRLYVGNTGGQIWRFDVGNTDKTTWTQKPIFWDYSGAKFFYRPSVTFEHGYTFLFFGTGDREHPLNTGTVNRFYAFKDRNYADMKWYTDSNFKDVTLNELQIDTTSAETIDDILNGNDGLNNATNLGWYIRLNRRPGEKVLASPLAFNKVAYFTTYTPNSSLSVDPCEPGNLGVSRLYAVDYKTGEAVLNFANADTPDTNNDLEDTDNNRRALSKDGKVLRRDDREITLGVGIPSGLVVLMPPSGDAKLLIGCGGGLCSEDPVTGGTIVPIYWLSW, from the coding sequence ATGAAACGCTATTCAATGATCTTTTTGCTGTGCCTCGGCAGCGTCTTGTCCGCTCCGGTTTCCGCACTGGCGTCGCTCGATCAATTCGTGGGTGATTCGGCCATTTATAGCGCCACCACCGAATATCTTCGGCCCAATGTTCTGTTCGTAGTCGATAACAGCGCGGGAATGGAACAGTCCGGCAGCCGAGAGGTGTATGATCCGGTTCAAACCTATCCGGGCAGCTATGTCAACAATAAGGTTTATGAGCGCAAGACGGCCACCGGGGGCGTCATCAATTATGTACAGTATATCGATGACGTGACCACCGATGTCACTTGCAGCGACGCCCAGACCGCATTGCAGACGACCGGATATTTCGCCGGTCCGTTGAAGAAGAACGATGGCAGCTGTACCGCCAGTCAGTCGGGGAACTTTTTCCTGGGAAACCTCCTCAACTATATCAATACGCCCACCGGCGCATGGCAGGCTGAGACGGTTTACGCCGTCGGCGATTTAATCCGGCGGGTTGAGAGTGGTACTCACTACATCTATGAATGCACCGTGGGAGGCACTTCCGGTTCGACCGAGCCGACCTGGCCGACCACTTCCGGAGCCACGGTCACAGACAACGAGGTTACCTGGCAGGTGGCGAATCCCGCCTGGACGGCCGACACTGCTTATGAGGTCGGCGACCTGATAAGGAAGGCTATCGACGGGACCGATTATATCTTTGAATGCTCCGTCGCCGGCACTTCAGGTTCGACTGAACCGACATGGCCCACTTCACCGGGCTCTTCCGTCACGGACGGAGGGGTGACCTGGGCTCTCCCCGGCGATATTATCGACATGGTCAAGGACACCCTCGCCCAAGTGGTGCAGGGGGCCCGTCCAAGCGTGAATTTCGGGCTGATGGTTTTCGGCGACAACAACGCAGGGGGCAAGGTGCTTCGGCCCATTCAAAAGATTGCACTCACCGACCCTGATGACCCCGGCACCGTGCCGGTGGACGACGGTCCGACCAATTATTCCGCACTGCAGACCGCGATTGCCGGCATCACTCTTCTGGGTTCCAACAACCAGCCGGTAAACGAACTCTTTCACGACGTCTCCTATTATTTCACCGGCCATAACGACAGCAGCAACAAGATCGCCAGCGACAACGTGTCTTATCCCTACCCTGTCGGATATACCTGCCAGAAGAATTTCATCATCGTCCTGACCACCGGGGCCACCGATACCAACAACCCGAAGACTCGGGCGATAGGGGATCTCGACGGCGACGGAAATCAGGGCTTCGTCGACGACCTCACCAAGTATCTTTACGAAACCGACTTGGACATTAGTACCGATTATACCGAGCGCATACAGACCCATATCATTCAGCTCCTAACCCCCGAGGTGATGCGCCTTAAAAGGGCTACCGATGCCTCGCACGGTCGGGGTGACTATTTTCACGTCAATAACTCAAACGAACTGACCGAGGCGCTGCTCAATGCAATGGCCAATATCGTAAATGAGTCGGATACCTCCTTTGTCGCTCCGGTCGTTCCCACCAGCCCCGAAAACCGCACTTACAGCGGCGAGCGCGTCTACCTCGGGTTTTTCAAGCCGATCTCACAGCGCCCCTGGCACGGGAACCTGAAGAAATACGGCATCGACGACCAGAACCGCATCGTCGATAAGAACGGAGTCGAAGCGACTCTCGCAGATGGAAGCTTCAATGCCTCGGCCGTTTCCTTCTGGAGCACCACCACCGACGCCGGGATCGTGGAGGAAGGAGGCGCCGGCGAGATTCTGCTCCTGCGCAATCCTTCCACGCGCCTGATCTATACTAATACGGGAACCTCCACAGACCTGACCGACAGCTCCAATCTCTTCAACAGCACCAATGTCAGCGCCGGGGACCTGGGGGTGGCCGGTGACGCGGCAAGGGATTCCCTCATCGACTTCATCTACGGCTATGATGCCTACGACGATGACGGTGACGGAACGTACGGCGATCAGATCAATGGCGAGAAGCTGGACTGGATACTGGGCGACATCCTCCACTCGAAACCGCAGATCATCAACTACAATCATTATGCTTTTACCACGGCCAACGAAAACAACTGCTCCGTCAACAAGACCATGATCTACGTCGGGACCAATGACGGCATGCTTCATGCTTTTCGCGACTGCGACGGCGGTGAGGCGTGGGCCTTCATTCCCGACAATGTGGTTCCCAACTTAAAGGAGCTTGGCGAGCGGCCGACCCAGCACACCTATTTTGTCGATTCCTCGCCGGTCTCCTACATCTTCGACAAGGATAATGACGGAAATATCGGCCCTTCCGAGGCGGCCGACGGCGACAGCGACAACGGCTCCGACGACAAGGTGATAATTTTGTTCGGACTGAGGCGGGGAGGGGATGCCTATTACGCTCTGGACGTCAGCAATCCAGCTTCGCCTTCCCTGCAATGGCACATCCATTCAGGCACTTCTGGCTTCGAACGGCTCGGTGAAACCTGGAGCGAGCCGCAGCTCGGCAAGATGAAGATAGGAACGGCTCAGAAGGTCGTCGCCTTCTTCGGCGGAGGATACGACACCTATGAGGACAGCCGCTTCGGTAATCGCTGGATGTTCCCTTTAGCCTATGACGTTCCCGAACAGGGAAGCGGCAGCGTCGGAAGCCTGTCGACCTATAATCCCTCTGACATTCCGACTGGAACGACGCGGACGACTGGCAGGGCCGTCTATGCCCTGGAGGTCGCCGATGTGACCAGCGGAGTTCCGGTTGTCCCATCATCCCCCACGCTGGTGAAGGCCTTTCATCCGCTTTATCATGCCGCTTTGAAGTACGACTACGCGTTTGCTTCCGATATCGCGGTGCTGGACACGGACTTTAATGGTTTAATCGATCGTCTCTATGTCGGCAACACGGGCGGACAGATATGGCGTTTTGATGTGGGTAACACCGATAAAACCACTTGGACCCAGAAACCGATCTTCTGGGACTACTCAGGCGCAAAGTTCTTCTACCGGCCCTCAGTCACCTTTGAGCACGGCTACACTTTTCTTTTCTTCGGAACTGGCGATCGGGAGCACCCCCTCAATACCGGAACGGTCAACCGTTTCTACGCCTTCAAGGACAGAAATTACGCTGACATGAAATGGTACACCGATTCGAATTTCAAGGACGTCACCCTAAATGAATTGCAAATCGATACGACCTCCGCGGAAACAATTGACGATATACTCAATGGGAACGATGGCTTGAATAACGCAACCAATCTTGGCTGGTACATCCGTCTCAACCGGCGCCCCGGAGAAAAGGTTCTCGCCTCCCCCCTGGCGTTCAACAAGGTGGCCTATTTCACCACCTATACCCCCAACAGCAGCCTTTCGGTCGACCCCTGTGAGCCGGGGAACCTGGGGGTATCGCGTCTGTATGCGGTGGATTACAAGACTGGCGAAGCTGTGTTGAACTTCGCGAATGCCGATACTCCCGATACCAACAATGATCTTGAAGACACCGACAATAACCGTCGAGCCCTCAGCAAAGACGGAAAGGTGCTCCGCCGGGATGACCGGGAAATTACCCTGGGTGTGGGGATCCCTTCCGGACTTGTGGTGCTCATGCCCCCGAGCGGCGATGCCAAACTGCTGATCGGTTGCGGTGGCGGCCTCTGCAGCGAGGATCCTGTCACCGGAGGGACCATTGTCCCCATCTACTGGTTATCGTGGTGA
- a CDS encoding PilX N-terminal domain-containing pilus assembly protein, with product MRHQAESEEFKKREPSAVCRCLGNQRGIALVLALTMLAVMSILGALALSTSTSEIGISGNYRTAKEAFFAAERAVEYGYTNKDIFDRPTTDFPVALTGDYATHIAVGNSGLKSGEINQVDYLTSGALPPGTGSDPTIFQARYYIVTVTAQGPRNSTVRVESQVSRIVPK from the coding sequence ATGCGTCATCAGGCGGAATCTGAAGAATTTAAAAAAAGAGAGCCTTCGGCCGTTTGCCGGTGCCTTGGGAATCAGAGAGGAATCGCGCTGGTGCTGGCTCTCACCATGCTGGCGGTGATGAGCATCCTCGGCGCTCTCGCCCTGTCGACGTCGACTTCGGAGATCGGGATATCAGGGAATTACCGGACGGCCAAGGAGGCTTTTTTTGCGGCCGAGAGGGCCGTGGAGTACGGATACACCAATAAGGATATTTTCGACCGCCCGACAACGGATTTTCCCGTTGCCCTGACTGGCGATTACGCGACCCACATCGCCGTTGGAAACAGCGGCTTGAAAAGCGGGGAAATCAACCAGGTTGATTACCTCACCAGCGGCGCACTGCCGCCGGGAACCGGCTCGGATCCCACCATTTTTCAGGCCCGCTACTACATTGTCACGGTGACGGCCCAAGGTCCAAGAAATTCAACGGTCCGCGTCGAATCCCAGGTTTCGCGAATTGTTCCAAAATAA
- a CDS encoding Ig domain-containing protein: MTIRWMRNGELLEGQMQAILPAHNFVKGDTIAVAVESEDRQSQASITILNSPPEVISIPFANPFVVCGTDIVAEPEAVDEDGDSVYFRYAWSINGEEVIGNDSPLLSADSFCKGDRIALEVVPYDEDGPGKAFRGKGFVIPNSPPAFVSTPPLQFKERIYAYEARAADPDGDRLAYSLESAPSGMTIDNAIGDIRWPIEAGSAGEHHVRIAARDEEGMNAFQEFTLSLEIAAQEEN, encoded by the coding sequence GTGACAATTCGGTGGATGCGCAATGGTGAACTCCTAGAAGGGCAGATGCAGGCCATTCTTCCCGCGCACAATTTCGTGAAGGGAGATACGATTGCGGTGGCGGTTGAATCGGAAGACCGTCAGTCTCAGGCTTCCATAACAATTCTCAACAGCCCGCCGGAGGTGATTTCGATTCCCTTTGCGAATCCATTTGTCGTTTGCGGCACGGATATCGTCGCCGAACCGGAAGCTGTAGACGAAGACGGCGATTCCGTCTATTTTAGGTACGCCTGGTCGATCAACGGTGAAGAGGTCATCGGAAATGACTCCCCTCTGCTATCGGCTGATAGCTTCTGCAAAGGAGACCGGATTGCCCTCGAGGTCGTCCCCTACGACGAGGATGGACCCGGGAAGGCCTTCCGGGGAAAAGGATTCGTGATTCCCAACTCACCGCCGGCTTTCGTCTCGACCCCCCCTCTTCAGTTCAAGGAAAGGATCTATGCCTATGAGGCGCGGGCGGCAGACCCCGACGGCGACCGGCTGGCCTATTCTCTCGAATCCGCCCCTTCGGGCATGACCATCGACAATGCAATCGGCGACATCCGATGGCCGATCGAAGCAGGCTCCGCCGGAGAACACCATGTGAGAATAGCGGCCCGGGACGAGGAGGGGATGAACGCTTTTCAGGAGTTCACGCTTTCCCTTGAGATCGCCGCCCAGGAGGAAAATTGA
- a CDS encoding PilW family protein, with translation MKRNSQKREERGFTLVEILIVMAMMGLVTMAIMSLYRNTRDSAYTQDEVVELQQNLRIAMDHIARDIRMAGFMVPMGNTPISNAPSNPVTGDRFTIRTASAAGRSLRIDDDTTVTPASEEYVIPQPSPPGGDANKARFTVGSAAMVDLFEAGDFVRIIRPPNQSQPLSSQFVVTNRDTVNGRIILSGFSAALTAESKANETFKSGDVIVLTDDTVNVPNTIEYFLEAGEVNRRENSQGAQVVASGITSLVLTYLMDDSPEATAGVASNRDEIKAVRVTITGTADSFREGQFFAGDKTRSITNVIMLRNR, from the coding sequence ATGAAAAGGAATTCTCAAAAAAGGGAGGAGCGAGGATTCACTCTGGTCGAGATTCTCATCGTAATGGCAATGATGGGCCTGGTGACTATGGCCATCATGAGTCTCTATCGAAATACCAGAGACTCCGCTTACACACAGGATGAGGTCGTGGAGCTGCAGCAGAACCTCCGCATCGCCATGGACCACATCGCCAGGGATATCCGGATGGCAGGGTTCATGGTCCCCATGGGCAACACTCCTATTTCCAATGCCCCAAGTAATCCGGTTACGGGCGACCGCTTCACGATCCGGACGGCCTCGGCCGCCGGCCGGTCGCTCCGGATCGACGATGATACGACCGTGACCCCTGCGAGCGAGGAGTACGTCATCCCCCAGCCCTCGCCTCCCGGCGGCGATGCGAACAAGGCCCGATTCACCGTGGGCTCGGCGGCCATGGTCGATCTCTTCGAGGCCGGTGATTTCGTGCGCATCATACGTCCTCCCAATCAGAGCCAGCCTCTTTCATCCCAATTCGTTGTGACAAATAGAGATACGGTCAACGGCAGAATCATCCTCTCGGGATTTTCCGCAGCCTTGACAGCCGAATCCAAGGCCAATGAGACCTTCAAGTCAGGCGACGTCATCGTCCTGACAGATGACACTGTTAATGTCCCGAACACCATCGAGTATTTCCTCGAGGCTGGAGAAGTCAATAGAAGGGAAAACAGCCAAGGGGCTCAGGTAGTGGCCTCCGGGATCACGAGTCTGGTCCTTACTTATCTCATGGACGATTCCCCTGAAGCAACCGCTGGCGTCGCTTCGAACAGGGATGAGATCAAGGCGGTGCGGGTGACGATCACGGGGACGGCTGACAGCTTCCGCGAGGGGCAGTTCTTCGCGGGAGACAAGACCAGGAGTATCACGAACGTGATCATGCTGAGGAACAGATAG
- a CDS encoding DUF1015 domain-containing protein — MAKIVPFRALRYNPAKIGNPERVMAPPYDVISPTLQEELYRRDPHNVVRLILGKTGEGDSETDNRYTRAAADFRKWQEEGVLVRDSEPSLYLYDQEYPLEDGETVVRKGFMALTRIEDFSSGVVKPHEKTLAGPKTDRLHLTKACSANFSPIFSLYSDPCCVLESLTRKEKERGPDLEVTDDDGVKHRLWRVTDSGIQQKAQDLLDSKPLFIADGHHRYETAINYRNHMRENHPGYTGKELFNYVLMYFANMEDQGMLIFPTHRLLFNLTDFSLPPFLNALEEFFEVETWTIDPRDPEARREARRILQEKGEGRHVLSLFAGGETLYFLILRDESIMDRFFDEKAPKALRTLDVSILHRLILENLLNITPEAQEQQTNLKYVKNFDDPFELVQDGEFQLAFLMNATRMSEVRDVANAGEKMPQKSTYFYPKLLTGLVINKIAEGEKAE; from the coding sequence ATGGCCAAAATCGTTCCTTTTCGTGCTTTGCGTTACAATCCCGCCAAAATCGGGAACCCTGAGCGCGTCATGGCGCCCCCCTACGATGTGATTTCTCCGACGCTGCAGGAGGAGCTTTACCGGCGTGACCCTCATAATGTCGTGCGGCTCATCCTGGGCAAGACCGGTGAGGGGGACAGCGAGACGGACAACAGGTATACACGCGCCGCCGCCGATTTCCGGAAATGGCAGGAGGAAGGGGTGCTGGTGCGCGATTCCGAGCCCTCCCTCTATCTTTACGACCAGGAATATCCCCTCGAGGATGGCGAGACGGTGGTGCGCAAGGGGTTCATGGCTCTGACCCGCATCGAGGACTTCTCCTCAGGGGTGGTCAAGCCTCACGAGAAGACGCTCGCCGGTCCCAAGACAGACCGCCTGCACCTGACCAAGGCCTGCTCCGCCAATTTCAGCCCCATATTCTCCCTCTATTCCGATCCCTGCTGCGTCCTCGAGTCGCTGACCCGCAAGGAGAAGGAGCGCGGTCCGGACCTGGAGGTCACCGACGACGACGGGGTGAAGCACCGGCTATGGCGGGTAACCGATTCTGGTATCCAGCAGAAGGCGCAGGACCTCCTCGACAGCAAGCCGCTTTTCATTGCCGACGGCCACCACCGCTATGAAACCGCCATCAACTACCGCAATCACATGCGGGAGAATCATCCGGGTTACACGGGAAAAGAACTGTTCAATTATGTCCTGATGTATTTTGCCAATATGGAAGACCAGGGAATGCTTATTTTTCCCACTCACCGCCTCCTTTTCAATCTGACGGACTTCAGCCTCCCACCCTTTCTTAACGCACTGGAGGAATTTTTCGAGGTGGAGACGTGGACGATCGATCCCCGGGATCCCGAAGCCCGCCGGGAGGCTCGCCGGATTCTGCAGGAGAAGGGGGAGGGAAGGCACGTCCTGTCTCTTTTCGCCGGCGGGGAGACTTTGTACTTCCTGATTTTGCGGGACGAGAGCATCATGGACCGCTTTTTTGACGAGAAGGCTCCCAAGGCTCTGCGCACTCTCGACGTCTCAATTCTGCACCGTCTCATTCTCGAGAATCTGCTGAATATCACCCCCGAAGCCCAGGAACAGCAGACCAATCTGAAATACGTCAAGAATTTCGACGATCCTTTCGAGCTGGTTCAGGACGGAGAGTTCCAGCTTGCTTTTCTGATGAATGCCACCCGCATGAGCGAAGTGCGCGACGTGGCCAACGCCGGGGAAAAAATGCCCCAGAAGTCGACCTATTTCTATCCCAAGCTTCTCACCGGCCTGGTCATCAACAAGATCGCCGAAGGAGAGAAGGCGGAGTAA
- a CDS encoding prepilin-type N-terminal cleavage/methylation domain-containing protein: MGNLIKCEKGFTLAEMLVAITILAISLLAVAGMQITAIGTNSDSNTLTAATALTEGIMEEILAWDVDTPVLNSSSSGNLWDFFPETAGVQSTRTFGTAGTYSATYSVVANANGVTNLTQITVVVTGIDSGNSNRSITLVGFKRLV; the protein is encoded by the coding sequence ATGGGCAATCTCATAAAATGTGAAAAAGGTTTCACTCTGGCTGAAATGCTGGTGGCGATTACGATCTTGGCCATCAGTCTGCTTGCGGTGGCCGGGATGCAAATTACCGCTATCGGGACCAACTCGGACTCGAATACCCTTACCGCCGCGACCGCCCTGACAGAAGGAATCATGGAGGAGATTCTGGCCTGGGATGTCGATACCCCGGTTCTGAATAGCTCCTCATCCGGAAATCTGTGGGATTTCTTCCCCGAAACCGCCGGGGTGCAGAGCACAAGAACATTTGGCACCGCCGGCACCTACAGCGCTACCTATTCCGTCGTGGCCAATGCCAATGGCGTGACCAACCTGACTCAGATTACCGTTGTCGTCACCGGAATAGATTCGGGAAACAGTAATCGTTCGATTACCCTCGTCGGGTTCAAGAGGCTGGTATGA